GTGCTCAACCGCATGCGGGTGCTGACGCTCGTGCCCTATCTCGTGCTCGGTGTCGTCTTATGGGTGCTGGTGCTGAAATCGGGGGTGCATGCCACGCTGGCCGGCGTCGCTCTGGCGCTCACCATTCCGCTCAAGGTCTCCCCGGGCACCGGCCACGATCTCGACCATTCGCCGCTGCACCGGCTCGAGCACGGCCTGCACAAGATCGTACCGTTCGTCGTCATCCCGATCTTCGGCTTTGCCAATGCCGGTGTGTCGCTCGCCGGCGTCAGCCTTGCCGCGCTGGTCGAGCCGCTGACGCTGGGCGTCGCCGCCGGCCTCGTCGCCGGCAAACTGGTCGGCGTCTTCGGCTCCTCGGCTTTGGCCATCCGGCTGGGCTTCGCCGATCTGCCGGCAAATGCCGGCTGGCTGCACCTTGTCGGCATCTCGCTTCTGTGCGGCATCGGCTTCACCATGAGCCTGTTCATCGGCCTGCTCGCCTTCGCCAGCGATGTGGCGCTGCAGGACGCGGTCAAGGTCGGCATCCTCGCCGGCTCGCTGATCGCCGCGCTGCTTGGTTCGGCGGTTCTTTTGTCGACGACACGAGGCGAGCGTGATCATGAGAGACAAGACCCCCTCAGAATTTCGGGCGCCGAAAACTTTGTAGATCCGGCAGACAACGAGAAAGCAACATGCAAGCAATAGTAGGTTGAGTTCCGATGAGCACCTCGCCGAAACCTAGTGCAATAGTTCGTTGCCA
The nucleotide sequence above comes from Mesorhizobium sp. 131-2-1. Encoded proteins:
- the nhaA gene encoding Na+/H+ antiporter NhaA → MPKLKSILREFLEGEAAGGIILMAAAALALIVANSPLAETYFSALHAYLGPLSVSHWINDGLMAVFFLLVGLEIKREMLDGQLSTWPRRVLPGIAAAGGMVVPALVYVVINHDNAAALSGWAIPTATDIAFALGVLSLLGNRVPASLKIFLTALAIIDDLGAVIIIALFYTSGLSLAYLGAAFAVIAMLIVLNRMRVLTLVPYLVLGVVLWVLVLKSGVHATLAGVALALTIPLKVSPGTGHDLDHSPLHRLEHGLHKIVPFVVIPIFGFANAGVSLAGVSLAALVEPLTLGVAAGLVAGKLVGVFGSSALAIRLGFADLPANAGWLHLVGISLLCGIGFTMSLFIGLLAFASDVALQDAVKVGILAGSLIAALLGSAVLLSTTRGERDHERQDPLRISGAENFVDPADNEKATCKQ